The Cicer arietinum cultivar CDC Frontier isolate Library 1 chromosome 1, Cicar.CDCFrontier_v2.0, whole genome shotgun sequence genome contains the following window.
AGTTCcacattttcttttaaaaattccgCTTGAGTAATATCTAAAAGCACGTTCTCCTCCTTCAATGTAAACCACTACGGGTTGATTTGCCACTGCTTTTAAAAGTTCCTTTTCATTATTGATAGGAACTTTTTCATAACCCTTAATTTTAGCAACAGAGTATGCTccttttttaatgttacatttTTTATCAGCACCTTTGTAAGGGTATTTTGATTCACTTGCTATTCCTCCTTTTTTTACAATGAATTCATAAGCATCTTCGGAATAACCACCGCTACATCCATAGCTATTACCTTTCACACAATCCACTAGTTCTTGCTCTGACAGTGACACCAATTTTCCTGTACTTATTTGGTGAATACCTTCTATTGCAGCCACTGTTGCAAATGCCCAACAACTAcctatatataaacaaaatcaacATGAAATATATTAGCAAAATTTCTCCGTACaacaacattaaaataaatatgttttggatttaaaagaAATGTATTGTCagtgtaaaattgttttatattgaCAATCAATAATATCTCTCCCAAGGACAACAAAAATGTTAGACGACATGAAGGTGTAAAGTTCTTTTGTGTTGttagtgtactttaaaattattttcttaaagaatttaatatttattaattgttttttgataaatttaataacGAACTTTAGAATTgaccatgttatttatttttttctactaTACACGTAATTTAAACTGTtgatgtttatatttttttgaacttTCTAATACtcaatgaaaagaaatttttgtaatttaaaatttaatcgaGAGATAAATAAAGTCtaattaaatattcttttaCTTAGAACTCAAACTCAGTACTCTTGATATATTCATCTTTAACAAAAGTTGATTACTTATCTGAATCTAACGTCATGATGAGAGAACTTAAACGAAGAATATATTCGATCATCATTTAgtataaatcatatttaattgaattaaattatttaaaagatatgtttaattgaattaaattatttaaaaggtatgtttaattgaatTGAGAAAATCAAATGTAATCACAAGTTATAAAACCATATATGCATGTCTTGTTCTTTTTTACCACAATCGTATTGGTTCTTGATAGGAGTAACAGCTCCTCTTTCTCTCCAATCCATTGTAGCAGGAACTTCGGTGACATTTTCGTACCTAAACTCTGTTTCTGTTTCTGTTTCTATCCTCAATGGTTTCTTGTTACCATTAAGTGAAGCCTTAAATTCTTCATTGGTTTGGTCAGCAAATTGATTAATGCTAAGGTTGAAAGCACTGTCATAGAATGATTCAATGAACTCAACATTCTCCTTAAATATTTCGAAACGTTTTTGCTTCTCAGCAACATCCTTGTAAAACTTACCATGTTCTTTCATCCACAGTTCATGTTTCTCTGTCAAGGATGTTTCCAATAACCTGCTACAAATTACAACAGAATTCCACAGAGTCAGAATAATGAAAAACAGAGTTAAAATATTAGTAGAAGACATCTTTTAATTGATAGAATATTAATAGTGTTTAGTATTAAGCATGCTTCTAAGTAACGTAATGCCTGCTATTTATAGGAAGCAAACGAATACCttcttcttattattttatagttttatgttttaaatattttttcaggCAATATATTACTCTATGTTTCACGGTGAGTATTTTATTTATCGTTTGATAATCCTAATATAATATTTAGGTTAAATAGCAcacattttcttttaatttaattttagttaacattttaattttttatcttatttttttcttttgatttgatcttctattttaattttaagtgataatttaaattttttatgttttaaaatatcaataatgttatccttttttttacaaaaaataaaaaaattcatcaaaatttttaaacaaaatccataaaattaattatattcttcaatatagtACAAATTTcgtcaaattcgtaactcaaatcttcaaataaactcatatttttatttttttatttgatgttgttagagatgaaaatatgagtttatttaaatatttaagttatgaatttgatgaaatttgcattatattgatgatgataattaatcttatgggttttgtttgaagtttttgatgaatttttgaatttttgcaaaaaaaaaggataatattattgacattttaaaacataaaagatcaaattgtcacttaaaataaaaataaaagaccaaataaaaaaaaataaaaataaataaatgactaaaacgtgaaattaagttaagggactacacCTACTATTTAgcctaatatttattatatttttttaataataactattaaatttaatatttttgtatataaatattattttattattgaaatcaACATAATCAACCATTTTCTTAAAGATGCCGACAACTAGAGCCAATCCATAGCTCGTGCAAGTTGGGTCATCATATATGATCTCAAAATTTTGAAGGCtctaaaatattagttatatattattaacgtttataaattattagatgTTTTGCAATAGTTCAATAACAAAATGTAATGTTTTCATTCGACTCCGAAAATATTATGCACACAActcaaataaaacatttataataaGACATGaaggtattttttatttttagtctttgtactttataaattttgttcaCATTAAAATTAATCTATATAGTATGTagaatatatttgattttagaacCTTTAAATAAgaactaaattaaaatataaaatgacttAAATCAAATATTCTACACAGTAAGATACTAATTtcaatatgaataaattttgcgacgactaaaataaaataacatatactaaaaagcaaacaaaattaaaattacaacaactaaaaatatattaaaatttatattttttgataaaagatTTAACTTTAGTGCACTATAGTTTTAAAACCGAGTCTCAACATtcttaattgttaaaaataaattcaaatatttttttaacttctttATATTCATCTATTTCTAAATAGATTATAAATCcaaagagaagaaatgaagagGATATTGACTCTTATAGAGACAAGTTCCAATATGCAAATATTTCGTACACGaaaaccctttttttttttttgtacaggTAGTGCACAGGAAATATAAAATCCCTTCTTCATAACATGTGTAGTTATGGTGATCAGAGTTGATTAAGATATAAAATGTCTAAGGCGACTATTGATATGAAGTTTTAAAAgcctataataatattttcgccaaattaataaaaatttatcaaaaacatTTTGTTCACACTTtagaatataaaactatttttaatttacatataattaattttgtataatatttattttttaatggatgataaagtaaattaatttaatattacttgAGATAATATTAATGACAaagtaaatcaattttattaagtATAGTTTTGAAAATATCAGTATTGGcctttttattaagtaaaacaaaaaattggcCTAAAGTGATTGTTTTGGTAGCCTGCCTTACGTTTGAGCCGATATCGACGGAGaatcatataatttaataaactaatgTTTTGATACCACATGTAATTAAGTTATAGTTTTCACATAAAGATTTACATTTAAGAAAAACTATGAtgatta
Protein-coding sequences here:
- the LOC101503244 gene encoding senescence-specific cysteine protease SAG39-like, with product MSSTNILTLFFIILTLWNSVVICSRLLETSLTEKHELWMKEHGKFYKDVAEKQKRFEIFKENVEFIESFYDSAFNLSINQFADQTNEEFKASLNGNKKPLRIETETETEFRYENVTEVPATMDWRERGAVTPIKNQYDCGSCWAFATVAAIEGIHQISTGKLVSLSEQELVDCVKGNSYGCSGGYSEDAYEFIVKKGGIASESKYPYKGADKKCNIKKGAYSVAKIKGYEKVPINNEKELLKAVANQPVVVYIEGGERAFRYYSSGIFKRKCGTDLDHAVTIVGYGISEDGVKYWIIKNSWGIKWGEKGYARMERDIHSKQGLCGLAMNPTYPIA